The following are from one region of the Gossypium hirsutum isolate 1008001.06 chromosome D03, Gossypium_hirsutum_v2.1, whole genome shotgun sequence genome:
- the LOC107950171 gene encoding putative E3 ubiquitin-protein ligase XBAT31: protein MGQGLSCGASQENGLFSAVKVGDFETVEALLKREPSLLHHTTVYDRHSALHIAAANGQIEILAMLLDKSMNPDAVNRNKQTPLMLAAMHGKISCVKKLIEAGANILMFDSLHGRTCLHYAAYYGHFDCLQAILSAAQSSPVAVSWGYARFVNIRDARGATPLHLAARQRRPECVHILLDNGALVCASTGGYGCPGSTPLHLAARGGSLDCIRKLLAWGADRLQRDATGRIPYIVALKYKHGACAALLNPSSAEPLVWPAPLKFISELNDEAKVLLEQALMDANREREKNILKGTAYSLLSPSPSHSDSGLDDSISEVSDAELCCICFEQICTIEVQDCGHQMCAQCTLALCCHNKPNPTTASVTPPVCPFCRSTIVRLAVAKIKDCDGDVGEDGSSPKVRRRRKSRNFSEGSSSFKSLSAVGSFNKMGRIAAENEWIDKP, encoded by the exons ATGGGTCAGGGGCTGAGTTGTGGGGCGAGTCAAGAGAATGGATTGTTTAGTGCAGTTAAAGTTGGAGACTTTGAAACCGTGGAAGCTTTGTTAAAGAGAGAACCCAGTCTTTTACATCATACCACTGTTTATGATCGCCATTCTGCTCTTCATATAGCTGCTGCTAATGGCCAGATCGAG ATTTTGGCCATGCTTTTGGATAAATCCATGAACCCAGATGCGGTGAATCGTAACAAGCAg ACTCCACTTATGTTGGCTGCAATGCATGGGAAGATCTCCTGTGTGAAGAAGCTCATTGAAGCGGGGGCCAAT ATCTTAATGTTTGATTCCCTCCATGGAAGAACTTGCTTGCACTATGCAGCCTATTATGGCCACTTTGACTGCCTTCAAGCCATCCTCTCTGCTGCTCAATCTAGCCCTGTTGCTGTTTCATG GGGATATGCACGGTTTGTGAATATAAGAGACGCTAGGGGAGCCACTCCTTTGCACTTAGCAGCTCGTCAAAGACGGCCCGAATGCGTTCATATCCTGTTAGATAACGGTGCTCTTGTTTGTGCTTCAACCGGTGGATACGG TTGTCCAGGAAGCACCCCTCTTCATTTGGCTGCTAGAGGTGGATCTCTCGATTGTATACGTAAGTTGTTGGCGTGGGGTGCGGATCGTCTTCAAAGAGATGCAACAGG GAGAATACCGTATATTGTTGCTCTTAAGTACAAACATGGAGCATGTGCCGCTCTGTTAAATCCGTCATCTGCCGAACCTCTTGTCTGGCCAGCACCTTTAAAGTTCATTAGTGAGCTCAATGACGAGGCAAAGGTACTATTAGAACAGGCCTTAATGGATGCAAACAGGGAAAGGGAAAAGAACATCTTGAAAGGAACAGCTTACTCACTTCTATCACCGTCACCATCCCACTCCGATTCTGGGTTAGACGACAGTATTTCTGAG GTTAGTGATGCCGAACTATGCTGCATATGCTTCGAGCAGATCTGCACGATCGAAGTCCAAGACTGTGGTCACCAGATGTGCGCACAATGCACATTGGCCCTTTGCTGCCATAACAAGCCGAACCCCACAACTGCAAGCGTAACACCCCCAGTCTGCCCCTTTTGCCGCAGCACCATTGTCCGATTGGCAGTAGCCAAGATAAAAGATTGCGACGGCGATGTTGGAGAGGACGGTAGTTCCCCGAAGGTGAGAAGACGGAGGAAGTCGAGGAATTTCAGCGAGGGGAGCAGCAGTTTCAAGAGCTTATCTGCAGTTGGATCATTTAACAAGATGGGGAGGATTGCAGCAGAAAATGAATGGATTGATAAGCCTTGA